In one Rhodococcus sp. B50 genomic region, the following are encoded:
- a CDS encoding NtaA/DmoA family FMN-dependent monooxygenase (This protein belongs to a clade of FMN-dependent monooxygenases, within a broader family of flavin-dependent oxidoreductases, the luciferase-like monooxygenase (LMM) family, some of whose members use coenzyme F420 rather than FMN.) has translation MSRNTVRKQIHLAAHFPGVNNTTVWADPASKSQIDFSSFLHLARTAERGKFDFFFLAEGLRLREHRGRIHDLDVVGRPDTLTVLEALAGATTHLGLAGTINTTFNEPYELAKQFATLDHLSDGRAAWNLVTSSDAFTGENFRRGGFLEHSQRYVRAAEVVDVVRELWDGWSARGPVIDREAGIFAPDGDIASFDIHTTQFDIAGRFEVPRSPQGHPVLLQAGDSDEGREFGAAKADAIFSRHGTLEEGRAFYTDVKNRLTKYGRSWDELKILPAATFVLGDTEEEAHERARHIRLQQVGPQTAIAFLEQVWGKDLSSYDPDGPLPDVDPEDNVTITRGRVRHAKDPLAVARQWKEKAHAENLSIRELVIEVTARQQFIGTPQQVADEIDLYVQTDASDGFILVPHLTPGGLDDFVDTVVPLLQERGSFRTEYDSTILRGHLGLRDPHAVTEGARAS, from the coding sequence GTGTCTCGCAACACTGTTCGTAAGCAGATCCACCTCGCCGCACATTTCCCCGGTGTCAACAACACCACGGTGTGGGCCGACCCCGCGTCGAAGAGCCAGATCGACTTCTCGTCGTTCCTGCACCTCGCCCGCACCGCCGAGCGCGGGAAGTTCGACTTCTTCTTCCTCGCCGAAGGACTTCGACTCCGCGAGCACCGTGGACGTATCCACGACCTCGACGTCGTCGGCCGCCCCGACACCCTCACCGTGCTCGAGGCCCTCGCCGGGGCTACTACACATCTCGGCCTGGCCGGCACCATCAACACGACCTTCAACGAACCCTACGAACTGGCCAAGCAGTTCGCGACCCTCGACCATCTCTCGGACGGTCGCGCCGCGTGGAACCTCGTCACCTCGTCGGACGCCTTCACCGGTGAGAACTTCCGGCGCGGCGGTTTCCTCGAGCACTCACAGCGATACGTTCGCGCCGCCGAAGTGGTCGACGTGGTGCGCGAACTGTGGGACGGCTGGTCGGCCAGGGGCCCCGTGATCGACCGCGAAGCCGGTATCTTCGCTCCCGACGGCGACATCGCGTCGTTCGACATCCACACCACCCAGTTCGACATCGCGGGTCGTTTCGAGGTGCCGCGCAGCCCCCAGGGGCATCCGGTCCTCCTGCAGGCCGGCGACTCCGACGAGGGCCGCGAGTTCGGGGCCGCCAAGGCCGACGCCATCTTCAGCCGCCACGGCACCCTCGAGGAGGGGCGAGCGTTCTACACCGATGTCAAGAACCGCCTCACGAAGTACGGACGTAGCTGGGACGAGTTGAAGATCCTGCCCGCCGCGACCTTCGTTCTCGGCGATACCGAAGAAGAAGCCCACGAACGTGCTCGCCACATACGCCTGCAGCAGGTGGGGCCGCAGACGGCCATCGCCTTCCTCGAGCAGGTGTGGGGCAAGGACCTCTCGTCGTACGACCCGGACGGCCCGCTGCCGGACGTCGACCCCGAGGACAACGTCACCATCACGCGCGGACGCGTGCGCCACGCCAAGGATCCGCTGGCCGTCGCCCGGCAGTGGAAGGAGAAGGCGCACGCCGAGAATCTCAGCATCCGCGAACTCGTCATCGAGGTCACCGCGCGCCAGCAGTTCATCGGAACGCCGCAGCAGGTCGCAGACGAGATCGACCTCTATGTCCAGACCGACGCGAGCGACGGCTTCATCCTCGTCCCGCACCTCACACCCGGTGGCCTCGACGACTTCGTCGACACGGTCGTTCCGCTGCTGCAGGAACGCGGCAGCTTCCGTACCGAATACGACAGCACCATCCTGCGCGGCCACCTCGGCCTGCGCGACCCGCACGCCGTCACCGAAGGAGCCCGCGCGTCATGA